Within the Flexivirga oryzae genome, the region TGTACTTCACCGGGGTGCCGGAGGCGCAGTACTGCCGCGCCAGGGTGCGCACGTCCCCGGCGATCATCACACCGTCACCGGCACCGATGCCCGCCTTGTTTCCGGGAGTGCCCTCCCAGAAGCCGCCGGCACCCTGCTCGATGAACATCGGCGTGGTCGGCGAGGGCCGCTGCCCGAGGTTGAGTTTGTTGACCGCGTCCACGAACGGCTTCACCGAGTTCGGGTCGGCATACTGCGGCTTGACCATCTGCTGCCAGGTGATGAAGGGGTTGGCGAGCAGCCCCTCCGCGATCGAATCGCTCTGGACACCGTTCATCACCTGCGTGCCCTTGGCATTGAGGTATGGCGAGACGTCGAACCCGAACGCGCGCGCCGCTCCGGCGACCGCCATCGGCGCGACCCCGGCCCAGACAGGCGCACCGGAGACGTACTTCAGGTTGTGCGCCGGATCGACGAGCAGCCCACCCTCGGACGCTCCGACGAGCCGCTTGTTGACGTCGGGCGCGTACGACGGGGCGAGCGCGGCCGCCCAGTTGGTGCCGATCGCCCCGCCGGAGTAGCCGAACAGCGCCAGCTTGGTGCCGGTGTTCACGTCGGTGCCGGCTGCGGTGCTGGCTGCGCGGATCGAATCCAGTGTGGTGGTGCCGTATTCAGGCCCGGCGGCGAAGTCGGCGGTGGGACCCTCGGTGTCGGGGACGATCACCGGATAACCCTGGAGCAGCATCGGGGCGATCAGCGTCGTCTCGACGTTGGCGATCACCCCGCCGGGGAAGCGCTGGTTGCCGGCGATCACCCGCGACGGGCTGTCGGCGACGCTCAGCGAGTCGTAGAACGACTGGTACGACAGCGCGGCGCCTGCCTTCGCCTTCCCGGGCGGCAGGATCACCGACGTCACATTCGCGATCGGGGCGCCGACGGCGTTCTGGGTGCGGTAGAGGATCTGCTCGACCTTCAGCGGCAGCGAGATCCCGAGCAGGTGGTAGTCGATGGTGCGGGTGTCGAGCACCGCCCCCGGTGCGTATGACGCCAGCGGCTTGCTGCCGTGGTAGGTGAAGGAGCCGTCGGTCGCGGCGTGCGCCGGCGCAGCGGTGACGCCGCCGAGAGCTCCCGCCGCGAGCGCGACGGCAACGGCCGTTCCGAACATCCGAGTGCGTGACATGACTCGTCCAATCGAGGGTGAGGGGGATCACAGAGCTCGTCTAAGTTACTTACGCGTAGGTCAATAGCGCAAGGGTGGGCCGAGCACATGTCGCCGGCAGCGTGGTGCTCGTTCCGGTCAGCCGGCGAGGTCCATCACGACCGGGCGAGGATCGCGGCGGGTGTCGGTGACGGCAGGGCCGGTGCGTCGCCACCACTGCGCGGTGGTCTGGAGGTCACTGCCGCTCAGCTCCGGGTGTGTCGCGAAGGTGTGCACGGCGGGGTGGCCGCTCATTCCTGCCGCGCGCACCACGTGAGGAGCCATCTCGGGCGAGGCCGGGAGTCCCGCCAGGTCGACGTCGGCCGGGACGCCACCGCAGCGAGAAAGCGCTGCCAGCAGGGCCCGGCGCTGCCTCGGCGCGGTCGCCAGCAGCTCGACCAGTCGACGCCGGTGCTTGTCGCGGGCGAGGTAGACGAGGCAGCCGGCCGCTGCGTCCCCGACATACGATTCGTGACCGTTGCCCAGGACCTCGAGACAGGCGTTGGCGAGCGTGTCCCGGTAGGGGCTGGCAGCCAGCAGCAGGGACGAATAGTGCCGTCGTTCGACGAAGTCGGGCGACAGCGCCTCCCGCAACAGCCGGTCGACCATGGGGTCCTCCAGCCCCGACTCCTGCAAGGCGGCCGCGCGATACTCGCGCAGGTTCGCCGGACTCTGCACGCGGGCACCCGCGGCCGTCAGAGCCGGGTACGTCCCGAGCCGACCGACGACCCGCTGCATGAGTTCGGCGGACAACCGTTGCGCAACCATGAACCCCGGCAGGCCCGTCCCCGGGCCTTCGGCGGCCACGTTGAGGACGGCGCGGGTGAGCGCCGGGACCAGCTTCGCGGGCATCGTCTCCCGGCAGATCAGCCCCACCAGTGCGTATCCGACGCCCCAGCGGAGCTCTCCCTCGGCGCGCTCGAACCGCTGGATCAGCCACCGCACCACGTTCGGGTCGGAGGATGTCCCGAGGACGGCGAGCACATCCACCATCGGTTGCGTTCCGGGTTCGGCGCTCACGTCCTCCAGGACCCCCAGCACGATGCGGCTGATGCGCGGGTCGGCGAGCAGCAGTCCCAGGGCGTGCAGCCGGGTGGTGTACGCCTCGCGCACGGCACGCATGCTCTCCTCGACCAGCACCCGGACCCAGCTGCGCAGCAGTGACGGCGGCAGGACGGGCCCGGTCGGCTGGCTCACGATCTCCGCGAGCCGGGCCCAGTCGCTGCCGCTCATCGAACCCGAATCGATCCGGGTCTCCCACTCACCCAAGGCGTCGAACAGCTCGGGCCGGCGCAACTGCTCCGGACTCGGTGCCGGCGCGAGAGCACCGCCGAACATCTGGTCGAGCCCACCGCAGACACCCACCAGACGCCCGCGGGGCAGGCCGAGTGCGAGCTCGTATCCGCTGACGACCGACAAGGGAACGGGCTCGACCGCGGTCTCGTAACGACACAACGAGCTCTGGCCCACCAGGTGTCCGTGCGCCTCGAGTCGCTCGACGAACTGTGCCGCCGAACCGTGCGAACGCGCGAGCCGATTCACCCGCAGCAACCAGGAGACACGTGCGCCGGCGTCGATCGTGCGGCCGCGAATCGCCGTGGGGTCACGCAGAATTCGGACCGGGCGTCCGTGACGGGGACCCCAGCTCACAGCGCACTCTCCGAC harbors:
- a CDS encoding lipase family protein; this translates as MSRTRMFGTAVAVALAAGALGGVTAAPAHAATDGSFTYHGSKPLASYAPGAVLDTRTIDYHLLGISLPLKVEQILYRTQNAVGAPIANVTSVILPPGKAKAGAALSYQSFYDSLSVADSPSRVIAGNQRFPGGVIANVETTLIAPMLLQGYPVIVPDTEGPTADFAAGPEYGTTTLDSIRAASTAAGTDVNTGTKLALFGYSGGAIGTNWAAALAPSYAPDVNKRLVGASEGGLLVDPAHNLKYVSGAPVWAGVAPMAVAGAARAFGFDVSPYLNAKGTQVMNGVQSDSIAEGLLANPFITWQQMVKPQYADPNSVKPFVDAVNKLNLGQRPSPTTPMFIEQGAGGFWEGTPGNKAGIGAGDGVMIAGDVRTLARQYCASGTPVKYTQPSLLSHVGAAVPWAVSTIGWINDRFAGKATPSSCGSIPAGNSLAPEVYSGS